The genomic stretch CTTATGGCACCAGGTCCTGGCCCATCCAAAGCTGCCTGTACACTACAATAAGCCTGAACTTCTGCTTTTCTCATAATCCCCCCGGCTGATCAGCCTAAGGCAGGCAAGGGGCATGAATAATTCTGAACCCCCAACCTCCCCTCTGATGACCAGTCCAGCACCTTATAGAAGATTCATAGTCAAAAGGTGTAGAGCACATGCCTTCCCCCTTCCTCCACATTCCTGACCATCTGTCCAATTCTTATTTATTGAAGCCCCCAGTAACACACCCAAAGGTTTACCACTCCTGAATGTCTGTAGAATACATGTGAGATGAGGAACAGCCCTTATTGTCTGGACACTGTATTCATATAAATGCAGTTacatgatctggactgacattctgctgttgggCCACAAGAGGCCACTGTTTCCTAAGCATagttttatatataataaaaaaataaaaataaaataaaaatggccacaTTCCTAGATTCATGTGATGGTGAAAGCTCTAAGGGGGTGGAGCTACAAAGCCTTGGGAGGAAGGCAACAGCAACCATCTTCGGGTGAGCCTGAGAGAGGCATCCAGGAGAAACCCTCCACATccagggagcagagctgcagCCAAGTGGAGCTGATCATGTCCATTACCCTGATCTTGTCCAGATGAAGGCGGATTGCTACCAGGAATGCTGATGAGCAAAGTACCATACTGTGCGGTACTGCACACCTATTGGAGAAACCCTTGTTCCATGCGCAGTCACAAGCTGAGGTAGAGCAGACCCAGGTTGGTAAGACTGATCGTGTACGCACCTCATCACAGTGCTGGCGCCTAGGATCATAGACATTGAGACCAGGCCTGTTGTcagttagggtttctgtttgtgtcaggccacaaggatTGTTAACTATTCATTACATGGACTTCACAGTTAAAGTTACAGTTCACACCGGAAAGCTGATAAGCTtcaccacaaactcaagccaggctggcgtttacTCAGAAGAAAACactaaggcagtgatggctaaccttggcactccagcggtggtaaaactacaacgcccaagatgccccccttgcttggctgctctcagaaaactgtagaaataaatggagcatgctgggagttgtaatttcaccACCGCtgaagtgccaaggttagccatcactgcactaaGGCATGTTCTACAAGACCAGTTATTGGAGTGGGATACTATAGAGTCGGGAATTACTGTTTGAGTGCGTGgtgcgggctagcctgcggtgcagcacaacagtttACCTGTAACaatctttaggctgggttcacacgggcgtgacagatttgttcaggatgcgtcccgggtgtattgcggcaaacccgcacaagtaggtacacaattgcagttgttcagtttttatcgcgcgggtgcaatgtgttttgcacgtgcgtgctAAAAAAATTTTATGTGGTGCTGAGTGAACTTGCGATGTACAGGTTCACGTTATCCGATTAGGGATATGGGTTCacttcacacaagcgagttttccgccctAGTGCAAAGAGgcctaataaaaacaaaaaatcggTGGGttcgtgctgtccgtggagaacatggaCTTCTGCGATTCCCTAAGCCGCATTAGGGTTAAAAAGGTGTCTGGTTTTCACTCAGATCACTGTATGCACAGATCTGCTGGATCTCAGTAGACCTAGATCACCCTCACATTGAGACAAAGACAAATCATTTCAGAAGATTTTTCCACCTATAAACGGTACCACTgatttgaaaaacaaactgaaatattttaggtagagggaagaaaacaaaaaaaaataactaaacataatgtggttgcataagtgtgcacactggGGATGTAgccgtgttcagaattaagcacaTTCCACAATTTCACAATCCTGTTAAATggcagtcagcatacaccggccgtcatgtaaaagtgcctctgattaaccccaaataaagtgcagctgctctagttggtctttcctgaaatgttcttagtcacatcccacaacaaaagccatggtccacagagagcttccaatgcatcagagggatctcattgttagaaggtatgaGTCAGGAGAAAGGGACAAAAGaatgtccaaggcattagatataccatggaacacagtgaagacatcatcaagtggagaaaatatggcacaacagtgacattatccaaaaactggacgtccctccaaaatttatgaaaagacgagaagaaaactggtctgggaggctacctaAGCCATAACAACATGAAAAgagctgtaggaatatctggcaagtcctggctgtgtggtccatgtgacaacaatctcccgtgttcttcatatgtctgggctatggggtagaggggcaagacgaaagccttcttaccaagaaaaacatccaagtcagGATAggatacattttgcaaaaacacagctgaagtctcccaaaagcatgctGGAAAAGGTGTTAGGCCGAAAAGTTCAGCCTTGGTTTCATCGGactataattccaaaagatatgcagTGTTGTTTTGGGGCCAAAcatatcaccaaaagaacaccatacccacagctttcagcatgacaacgacccaaagcatacatccaaatcaacaaaggaatggcttcaccagaagattcaagttttctttttttttttttttttttttttaatctttattttattttacaaaaaacaTAAAGTTAATACATAGACAAATATCCATCACACTAATATATAAGTTATAACAATAGACATCATATCCATCTCATCTATGTATATAATCTATGAATCATAaatatcctccccccccccccccccttggctgctgttcccctcagttccGTAAAATACAGCGTACAACCCTTATATTATACATTCCTACGTGGCTCTGCGTGCAACTCTCCGGTTCCTATCACTATCCTCGTAAATTTTAATTTGTTGGAGATATGAGCCCCACTCCCTTGACGAGGGCTGGGAGACAGAGCCCCAATATCTGACCACTATAGCTTTCgctaccatcaatcccctcattcAGATCCACCAGAAGATTCAAGTTTTCGAattgcccagccagagcccagacctgaatccgataaaaaatctgtggggtgatctgaagagggctgtgcccaggagatgccctcgcaatctgacagatttggagtgtttttgcaaagaaaagtgggtaaatcttgccaagtcataTTTTATTTTGATATTTTGTCTTCCCTCTACGTAAAAGATTGGTTTGTTTttccattgagttgtacagtttataggtcacattaaaaggtggaaaaagttctgaaattatttatctgtctcatttttttttacatcacagaaacctgacattttaacaggggtgtgtagactttttatatccactgtatattagaAAAAGGCGACCTCCATCTCCTAACCCTTCCCCAGTGACCATAATCCTCTATATCTAAACAGGATTccataacaatattttttttttcattgtagtATTTGAGGGGAACACAGAGACATCAGGGGGTGGGGGGAAATAATGGGAAAATATTCTGCCCACTATGTTCCTGCTACCCCAATGAAGAACTTAACATATCTCTGCAAAAATGTTCCACACAGATGAGACATGGTTggaagaagttatcatggtggttCCGAACAGAGAAGAGGAAAGAACCCTAATCCCTAGGACGCTTCACTGGATGTGATCGGTATGTGGTGGTGTATTCTGCTGTATGTTCAGTAACCCTGAATGTCATGTCGCTTAAGAAACGTCCTCAGAAGTTGGGGCAtgagcagcactatgaagtgccttttgcgctgtggcattagaagaattttgatctCTCTGGTTACACTAAAGTCagactattactctgtaattcctctagcgccgctctatggaagcagtaggtttaaagagcacaccaatgcttgaaataacttctttattaacttcaacttttcttcatatataacactgccgcctccgcagcagatagtccatgtacaaaacacgtgtcgAAAACATATCACAAGATgtcggtatgcataagatggtggttcaactgttcaaaaaatggtggatatatttgagtatctgtactctcactttaaagggacactgacaggcccaatacgcatatttaggtatatatatcacagtacaggtcttataaaaaaacacagactgtctgtacgcaggcgcgatgtgatcccggccagtgagggtgccgggcgcatgcgctgaagattagATGGAGGacgatgcccataggattgtattgggcatgcgccggatcttgcaGTCGGGGagagtagtagccgcccagcgaagtgaatattgatgagctgggcggcgcttcaaaacggcagttgggggcggctggctgggcacaagtggagatgaaacgccgccccttgggcagattgaagttTTAAAACCTGCTTGAAGCGTCTCCAGttttctgtatttataaggtggacagggggggtaCTTAGATGATTTGAATACACTTTgtaagacctgtactgtgatatatatatacctaaatatgcttcttgggcctgtcagtgtccctttaagttatttaagcactttatgaactgaggaggtatatctgaggttaaccagtagttcacttgctctacttggtttgcagtttgctctatacaatttcttatgatctggtatcagcagttcgcatttgtatgcaatttgtttggattgtatggctcagtagtttatatgtgtgtttattaacagtaggaacattatatatgtATTGTGAAACTGTAAGTATAGTGATTAGAAcagtatactgaactggttataactgttttaaatacctattttggactcttgcttccataaaacacagctcttagggccgtttcacacgagcggatgccgtgcgtggcatccgctccgtgaatgacagccaagacccgatgcagactgcagaggcacggagcattaacatgactgataatgctccgtgcctctctgtgatctcactgtgatttcgtagtagagatcacagagaggcacggagcattatcagtcatgttaatgctccgtgcctctgcagtctgcatcgggtcttggcactctttcacggagcagatgccacgcacggcctccgctcgtgtgaaacgacCCTTAGGGTTAGGGtttgtctgttcagctcctcttctCAGGGGAATAATAAtttcagcagctcctgctaggggaatttcccacacatgcTGTGtgagaggctggctgtaattggtcaaaactcctggtctgtgtgaggctagctaggattgatcaagactcctgcttagcaacaacagtttaactttatgctttctgttgtgtcactgagcttaccttacattagaTAATGTGCCTTTTaagagtcattatttttttttgcttctgtggacacaaaatataaccattacatgacatccaaacatgaagtcactgtaaataactctgcttttgtctttacacACAAACATagcaactgtattaaggctattggcaggtctagctgtataaacatataagttatgttagcaacctaggaccgGTCTTTGATGGCCAGTTACAGGTATAGGGCTTTCAATTAGGGTTGGTTGGATGGAGAATTTGGTAACACCCCTGCCTGCCTCTCTCTAGCAGGTGGCGGTGGATCAGGACTTGGACCCGTGTTCAGCAACAGTCTAAGTCCAACATCTGATGCAGGAACCAGTTGACTCACTTGACTGATACATGATAGCTCAGCCACTATCTGCTGCCCACAGCCCATGCAATTGTTTTTAATGCTGGGCAGTTTGCAAAGTGAAGCGTGGAGCTGTCCGTTCCCTGCgtcactgttctgctggtctCTGGCACTGCCCCCTCAGGCCGCACAtcacgctgctggctgtgggaaagCCTGGGAATCAGCCTCCTGCACAGAGAGCAGAGCCAATATGTGGGGAAGCGCGTTGTCACAGAAGCAggtatgtgttgttttttttttttttcgccctATAGATGGAGGGCACCACAGGGACATTATtccggatccagcggacatcacaccGATGCCAgcaacaccctggatgaggtaggaccagttgGGTGTTAAAATCTGTCACAGGGTACACAGTAACAATACTCCTTGCACTAAACTTATCAGGTCAAAATCTGTGTGCagttatgcattttttttgtgtgtgtgtggggtaagTTAGAGGAGTGGCAAATTAACCCTAACCACCACCTCCTTGtgtaaattgggggggggggggggttgtcactGGTTGTGAAAATCTGAATACTTGCCCACGATgcaggaaagcctagctacacctctgcaCAAAGGGGAAGATTTTTCTAACTGGTTACTatggggcaactaagccacttctactttacactagtttaatAATTCTCCcccaaaaattgtgtattttagtCCTGTGGTCCGCATGGTGTGGCAGCGATACAAAATGCACGTTATATGCAAAACACAAACCCATTTAAGACAATGTTTCTGCACAAAGTGGTGGGCAACCTGCGGAACTCCAGAAGCTGGGAAACTACAAATCACGGCATGCCCCATTTATTTCTGAGAGTTCGGAGAACATAAGTATGCATGCTCAGAATTGTAGCTTCACAACAGCGGAAGGGCTgcaggttccccacccctggagGGTCATCTCCGTTTTTTGCGCTTCTGCTTCAACGATGCGCACGCACACAGTAGTCCACTATATACATAAGCCCTTGTGTGCATGCGCAGCTGTATCTACTGTAAGTGCCGATTATATATACACTGAATGAGTGAAGTGAGCTTCAGAACCTAGATCCCAAGTCACTTAGTTTCTGTAAAGCATTAATCGAAAGTTTGCCTCATCGGAGGCCGTACATTGTGTAAGTCAGTTGGAtctgaagtcttgcgagacttctcATCCAAGTTTTTCCAACTGGTACCAGTGTCCGGTGAATGATTAAAGGCTTGATATActttggaaaaccattttaaaatacttaaattaaagtttttagcaaaataagtTATTCCTAGATTAGACTGTATGTGCTGCAAAGACGTAGGTCCATAGAGAATTTATATTGTACGAAGAGACAAAGTCGCCTTAGgaccgaagctcgcttcgctcattcCTAGTGGGTTAGGGATGAGGCCTAGGATTAGGCTCACAGTCAGATGAGCGTTTGTGTTTTCAGCTCAAAAGCTTGAAGTTCACAGGCACAGTTTAGGATCCTTTgaaaaacatttaaaggggttctccgggctgttaatattgatgacctatcctcaggctaggtcatctaTATCGTATCAGCGGGGTCCAACATCCATTactcccgctgatctgatattgatgacctagcccgaGCATAGGTCAACAATGTTAACAGCCCTGAGAAACCCTttagcgaaaaaaaaaaacaacacatctgTCTGGTCACACTATTGCTTCTTTCTGGGATGCAACCAGTCTTCCCAAGACAAGAAGACTGCTTGGTCCCGTGATGGCAGTGGTCTATCACAGGCCTCAGAAGTCACAGGAGCTTGAATGGTCTGTCATGGCTGCTTCCTGGACCTTCCGTACACCAAGTGATGGTGCTGGAAATTCTCTTGCACTAGCCCAGGGGTTGTCAGGGTTATGGTTAGATATCAGTGTTAGTTTTGTGCATTTGGCTTTTGTTTAGGCCTGGGAGTCTAGAGTTTGGGGAGGAGGGATAGGAAGAGTACTACACAACATATCAGTCTTAGTTATTTATTAAAGCATATGCCATTTCTCAGTTATCATTAAGCGTTACTCATACAATGCTGCTCCTGCTGGTGTCAGGTCTCCAATCTGACATCTAACAGGTCCATCAAGCATCTACTGacaggacaacagaagtaggagtGAAGTGTGACCAGAACCAGACACAATCCAGTCACTGCGGCGCTCTCTTCTTCAGATCCACGCTGATGTCTCCGTGCTCAGGAGAAACACTctacaccagggatgctcaacctgcaggccctccagctgttgtaaaactacaactctgacaatgccctgctgtaggctgtccgagaatgctgggagttgtagttttgcaacagctggaatgccgcaggttgagcatgcctgctctacacACTTGTGACAAAGAGGTTTGTTGATGCAGAAACATTCTTGGAGTCTCCATCAGTTCCCTGCAGATGATCAGTCGTTTCCTCCAATGTTCTATTCAGACCTAAACCTCTCAAGATTTTCCAGAAATGCTTTCTAAATTTTGTACCAACGAAGAAATACAGGACTGGGTTGAGACAAGCGTGAACGTAAGCAACAGCCTCCATGATTATGCTCACTCTAACAAAGAATGTATTTGAATGGAAATCTTTTTTTAAGGCAAGTGCCAGGACAAGAGCATTATGAGGCAGCTGTGTGGCTATGAACACAACCACTATGGCCAATATTATCTTCATTGACTTCTTCTTCTGGACACCTTGGGCATTAACCAAAGTCCTTAGAATAAAACTGTAACAAAAGATCATGGAGGTCAAGGGTAATATAAAACCTACAGCCATCTGAATAGAAACCAGCACAAGCTCCATTATGGGAGGGTCAAAGATCTCATAGCAATGGTGGTGCTCAGAAACACGATTGTATATGAACTGGGGAATGGAAAGACCCAGAGCCAGCACCCAGAGGGAAGCGCACACCACGCACCTCCAATTCTGCTTGGTCACTTGGTATTTATTGGCTTTGGTAACTTTAGTGATTGAAATGAATCTGTCAAAAGTGATGGCGGTGAGAGTCAGCATGGACGTATAGAGATTGACTCTGTATGTGCTCCTTAGCATCTTACACAGGAAGTTGCCAAAAACCCAGCTATGTGCCGATTCATATGCCAGGAACGGGAGAGTGGTCAGAAACAGAATGTCAGCAACGGCCAAATTGATCAAAAATGTGTCCGTGAGGGTCTTTATCTTTTCATAAAACACAAACACGATTATAATGAGCACATTTCCGATAAGCCCAAGAACACAAGTTATGGAATATGCAATAGGTAGAAAGATGCCGTGGAGCATGCTGTGGTCATCAGGGTCATGGTTGTTGTTGTTGAACTCCTCCGGGTAGTCTTCATAGGTCATCTATATAGTAATGGGAGAGAGGTACAAAAGGGTTATTACTGAGATGGTGATGGCTGATGTAGGATCTGTAGTTCTGTCTTCTGTGAACCCAGCATGTCAGGTAACATAACTAGCTCAAGGTCAATGATACAAGACTCGATAAATCCCAGCCAATAATTTGTCATAACCCTATGGAGATTAGCTCTGCCTGCTAAAGATTGTGTGGAAAGATTTTAGTAGCGTAGAGGGGCAGCTAGAGTGTTTGTAAAATGGGGATGCAGCCCTGGCACAGAAGGCCAATCAGTGTTCATACAACACCACACCAGAACCGTATCGCAGTCACACCCCCACATATACATATATCCATATTGTATTATCAACACAAGAAGGGAAGTTAAATTACACAGTCAAGGGCCAACGGTGACATACCTAGCCAGGGCCCTACTCACCATGTGGGGTTATTAGTAGCTCGGCCAGACAGCAGGTTGAGCTGAGGCAGAATAAAGTGTTAAATCTCAGTCAGTCAATAAGATTCAAAGACAAAACAGGCTTCACTTCATAGAGGCTTAGAAGCATGGCGGTCCCTGTTCACATCACATCTACAGGCACAAATCAGAAACCGTGCGTGCCACTACTCTAAAGCGGCCAACATAAGAAAATCTAATTTAAAAGGATTCTTCTAAGTGGAACAACAAATACTCCAAGCTTTACCCTGGTGCTCCACCACATCTTAGCAGAGGCAGTGCCAATAGGTCTTCTTTCTGGAGTTGATTAATTTTTTACAGGCCGACTTTCAAGACTAGTGGACCACTGGGGATGCTGAATACACTCAAATTCAGAAGGGACCACAGATGTATCATGCCGAGATGCTGCACTGGTATCTGACATGATCACATCTTATGGTCTCCTCCCTCTGAGCAAGCCTTCTCCTGAATCCTTCAAATGGGCGCAATTATAACTCCAGGACTGCAGCACCACCGAACACAGCCAAGGCATTACATTTCCCCCAAGAATAGCTCCACCTCTTGGGACCTTTACTACCTGTGCCTCTCACTACCCTTTGTATGGCTACAGAAAAAGGGGTCATATCATCTGGGATTTTCATTAGCGATATGGGACCAAGTGCCGGCTGGAGTTACAGAAACAGTGGGTCACCAGCTTCTCTACCGTTTCTGTAACTCCTATGGCACAGCTGAATAAATACCAcatggcagcacaaaatacctccctggCAGTGCAGAACCATGGCCAGCAGAAATGTCCACCTTCCAATACCTCCCCAAATGGAGGCAACATACTGATGGGAAGGTAGGACAATGACATTCAGCACACTCACTGAGGTGCACAAGAATTTGCCCAGCAGATTACCTGACCATGCATGGGGGTAGCCCTTATCCCCATTACAATTTCAGGGTTAGGTTGATGTCTGGTGTTCCAGTGCATGTGGAGGCACCACAGGACCCTGCCAGCACGAGTTCACAGGAGGAGCAGCTCATCAGCCGTGTAGGCCCTGGAGGACCCGAAGCTGGCTTACAACACTGAACACTATGCAGGGAGGACATATtatattgggggacacaggaagtGAAGGGACCGCATTTAGTGTCAAATGGAACCC from Bufo gargarizans isolate SCDJY-AF-19 unplaced genomic scaffold, ASM1485885v1 fragScaff_scaffold_750_pilon, whole genome shotgun sequence encodes the following:
- the CXCR6 gene encoding C-X-C chemokine receptor type 6; protein product: MTYEDYPEEFNNNNHDPDDHSMLHGIFLPIAYSITCVLGLIGNVLIIIVFVFYEKIKTLTDTFLINLAVADILFLTTLPFLAYESAHSWVFGNFLCKMLRSTYRVNLYTSMLTLTAITFDRFISITKVTKANKYQVTKQNWRCVVCASLWVLALGLSIPQFIYNRVSEHHHCYEIFDPPIMELVLVSIQMAVGFILPLTSMIFCYSFILRTLVNAQGVQKKKSMKIILAIVVVFIATQLPHNALVLALALKKDFHSNTFFVRVSIIMEAVAYVHACLNPVLYFFVGTKFRKHFWKILRGLGLNRTLEETTDHLQGTDGDSKNVSASTNLFVTSV